The Acidaminococcus fermentans DSM 20731 sequence GGACTTCATCCATCATGAAGGATTCCTGATCGGGATTTCCGGCGGGGCAGCCCTGTACGCTGCGGTGGAAGTGGCCAAACGGCCGGAAAACAAAGGCAAGACCCTGGTGGTGCTGCTGCCGGACAACGGAGACCGGTACCTGACCACGCCGGGATTTTTGAAAAAAGATAAGTAAGCAAAAGCGGGTGTGAAAATACACCCGCTTTTTTAGTCACTAGTCTCTAGTCACTAGCCAATGGAAAGGACCCGCTTTGACAAGCGGGTCCTGATTTTTATGGGTTTTGCTTCAAATATTCGGTCCATGTCCCTGTAATGGTTCCCTGCTGCAGCCCTTTTACATAGGTATAGAACTGCTTCAGGCGATAGACTTTGTTGTCATCGATGGTCTGGCGCCAGGCTTCCTTGTGAGTCATGTGGAGCACGTCCTGGCCCCCCAGGGCATGCTGCCGGGCACAGATGGTTTCCAGGCTGTCCTTCTGCCCGTTCAGCCAGATGTCCCGCATAATCATATACGCTGTGGTCCGGCCCTTGCCCGCCTGGCAGTGGAAATGCAGCCAGGCATCTTTTGGCAGCGTCTTCTGCCAGGCCAGGAACGCATCAACCTCTTCCGGTTCCGGCCAGATATGATCCGTACTGGCGAACCGGGCATAGCCCAGGCCGAAGGACGCTGCGGCCTGCCGTTCCGTCAGGGCCGCTGCCACATTTTCCTTTCCCTTGAAATGGGGCTGCTTGTTCTTGTCCAGCTTATAATAGGAAGTCTCCTTCCCCAGGGTCTTCGCCAAGCGGTTAGCTTCATCCTTCCGGATGGCGGCATCGGCTTTCCCCACATTGGCCCAGTTGTTGTCCCCATACCAGCTGACAGCCTGGCCATTCACGAACCCGTGGGATTCCTGCCGCAGGTCTACCAGGATGATCTGTTGGGGTTTTACCCCCTGCTGCGCCAGTTCCTGGACCAGGGAGGACAGCCCCAGGATGGAAGGCTGGGCGCTGCCGCTCATGCAGTTTTCCACGTCTGCCCGGTAATTCCGGGGCAGTTGCAGTTTGTTCTTCGTATCCAGCCGCCATACGTACCCTTTGGAAGGTTTCACGATAGCTGCAATGGAAGGGGCATCGGCCCAGGCCAGCCCCAGGGAGAGCTGGCTCATCAGCAGGATCCCCGTTGTGATTTTCCAAAACTTCATCTCATTACCTCTTTTTCTCTGCACTCTTCACTTTGCTGGCTCCCCTGACGGGTAGCCCCTACGGAGGGGGAGTGTTTACTTCGTAATCCACCCGAACTTCCGGCAGGCCTTGAGGATGCCTCCCTTGTCATTGTCATCGGTGATGTAGTCCGCCCGTTCCTTGATCACCGGCCGGGCGTTGCCCATGGCCACCCCGAAGAAGGGTTTCCGGAACATGGTGATGTCGTTGAGCCCGTCCCCGAACACCACGGCATCTTTGGGATCCGCCCCCATCATGTCCATGAGTTTTTCGATGCCGGCCCCCTTGTCCACCGGTTCCACCAGCCATGTGTTGTCAATGAAGGGCAGATGGGGCAGCTGCCGCCGGTCCGCCGGTTCGGTGCCCGGCTGTTCCCGGACGTACATGATCTTGTACACATGGTCCAGACTGCCGATGTCCACCGGCTGGACTTTGGTGTTCATGTAGTTGCCCGGATCTTCCCGGGGAAAATCGGCATAAGGGGTGTACCGGTCCAGGGTGTTGTCCAGCACCACGGACCAGGGCTGATTCCGTTCCGTCAGGTCCCGGAGCAGGGCCTTGGCCGGTGCCAGGGGCAGCCCTTCCATCTCCAGGATCTTCCCATCCACCGTAAGGCTGTTGCCTCCGTCGGCCACCATGGAATGGATGCCGTGTTTTTCCGCAAAGGCCGCTGCATCACACTGGAGCCGTCCGGTAGCCAGGGCCACAAAATGCCCCTGCCGCTGGAGCTCATCCACACAGTACTGGGTATCTTCCGGCACCTGGCCGGTAATCCCCAGTCCCAGAGTTCGATCGATATCAAAGAAAAAATATTTTTTAGCCATGGATTCCTTCCTTTGTCAGTGATAATTACGCAATGATTTCCTATTATAACACAAAGTGAAGAGTGCGGGGGAAAGGCCAAATATAAGTCGGCAGCTCCGTTGTATTTTTCCCCTCGAAACGGTACAATATCCTTTGCCGGACAGACTGATCAGTCCGGCTCCATTTTTCACCAAGGAAAGGATTTTTGCCATGCTTCGCAGAATCATGAAATGGCTGACCGGCTTCCCAGAGGGAGAACAGCCGGCTGCCCCCTCTTCTTCCCGGGGAAAACCCCGGTTCTCCCCCCAGCGTCTCCTGTCCCTGATCCTGATCGGAGTCCTGGCTGCCGGACTCTTTTTCTGGAAAACCCAGTCTGACAAACGGGCAGAGGAAAAAGCGGCCCAGGAAAGGACCCGGATCATGGAACAGCAGAAAACCGGACCCAGGAGGGTGGCTCCCCGGAAACCGGCTCCCCAGGCCGGCCAGAACTCTCCTGCCGTGAACAAACAGCCCGCCGCTCCCCTGCCCCCGCCATCCCAGCCCCAGGTCCCCGTGCCCACCGGACCCAAAGTAAAGGCCCAGACTCCGCCCATGATCCAGCCGAAGGCAAGATAGGTTCTGTTGCCTGTGCAACAGAACCGGTCGTGGGCTGTGAGTCACGGGGCGCGGGCCTGTTGCTGCGGCCGTGACAACCCATTTTTACACTTCCCAACCGATTTCACCTTTTTTAACCAGAAACGGAGCAAAAATGGCGCTGGTCCAAGCTCACGACTTGCGACCCGCGGCTCGTGACTCCTACAATTTTCTTGCAACTTTCCCCAGTCTATAATACAATAGAAATCACTGAATTGTCACATTTTGAAATGAGGTGTTTTTTTGTCTGAGAAAGGTGTTTCTACGGAATCCTTCAGTTCCCGGCTGGGCTTCATCCTGGTCAGCGCCGGCTGCGCCATCGGCATCGGGAATGTGTGGAAGTTCCCCTACCTGTGCGGCCAGTTCGGCGGAGCCGCCTTCATCCTGATCTACCTAGTGTTCCTGCTCATCATGGGCATCCCGGTGATGGTCTGTGAATTCGCCATCGGCCGGGGCAGCCGCTGCAGCGCCGCCAAAAGCTTCGAGGCCCTGGAGCCTTCCGGCACCTGCTGGCACCGGTTCAAGGCCATCAGCATCGCAGGCTGTTACATGCTGATGATGTACTACACCACCGTCACCGGCTGGATGCTGTATTACTGCTGGCTCCATATCAAGGGAACTTTTGTGGGGGCCACTCCCCAGTTCATCACCGCCACCTTCGGAGCCATGCTCCAAGATCCGGCCAACCTGCTGTTCTGGATGGTGCTCACCTGCGTGCTGGGCTTCGGGGTCTGCTACCTGGGGATCCAGAACGGGGTGGAACGGATCACCAAATGGATGATGAGTGCTCTCCTGCTGCTGATGATGGTCCTGGCTGCCCATTCTCTGTTCCTGGAAGGTGCGGAAAAAGGCATCCAGTTCTATCTGGTGCCCAATTTTGCCGCCCTGGAAAAGCTGGGCTGGGGAAATGTGATCTACGCCGCCATGAGCCAGGCTTTCTTCACCCTGTCCATCGGCATCGGAGCCATGCTGATTTTTGGGGCCTACCTGCCCCATGGCCGGAGCCTGTTCGGAGAAGCGTCCACCATCACCGCCCTGGACACTTTTGTGGCCCTGATGGCCGGATTCATCATCATCCCCGCCTGCTTCGCCTTTGGCATCCAGCCGGATGCCGGCCCTTCCCTGATTTTCCTGACCATCCCCAACCTGTTCGTCCAGATGCCGGGGGGCCGGTTCTGGGGTATGCTGTTCTTCATCTTCCTGTCCTTTGCAGCCCTGTC is a genomic window containing:
- a CDS encoding protein tyrosine phosphatase II superfamily protein gives rise to the protein MKFWKITTGILLMSQLSLGLAWADAPSIAAIVKPSKGYVWRLDTKNKLQLPRNYRADVENCMSGSAQPSILGLSSLVQELAQQGVKPQQIILVDLRQESHGFVNGQAVSWYGDNNWANVGKADAAIRKDEANRLAKTLGKETSYYKLDKNKQPHFKGKENVAAALTERQAAASFGLGYARFASTDHIWPEPEEVDAFLAWQKTLPKDAWLHFHCQAGKGRTTAYMIMRDIWLNGQKDSLETICARQHALGGQDVLHMTHKEAWRQTIDDNKVYRLKQFYTYVKGLQQGTITGTWTEYLKQNP
- a CDS encoding HAD family hydrolase, producing the protein MAKKYFFFDIDRTLGLGITGQVPEDTQYCVDELQRQGHFVALATGRLQCDAAAFAEKHGIHSMVADGGNSLTVDGKILEMEGLPLAPAKALLRDLTERNQPWSVVLDNTLDRYTPYADFPREDPGNYMNTKVQPVDIGSLDHVYKIMYVREQPGTEPADRRQLPHLPFIDNTWLVEPVDKGAGIEKLMDMMGADPKDAVVFGDGLNDITMFRKPFFGVAMGNARPVIKERADYITDDNDKGGILKACRKFGWITK
- a CDS encoding sodium-dependent transporter, yielding MSEKGVSTESFSSRLGFILVSAGCAIGIGNVWKFPYLCGQFGGAAFILIYLVFLLIMGIPVMVCEFAIGRGSRCSAAKSFEALEPSGTCWHRFKAISIAGCYMLMMYYTTVTGWMLYYCWLHIKGTFVGATPQFITATFGAMLQDPANLLFWMVLTCVLGFGVCYLGIQNGVERITKWMMSALLLLMMVLAAHSLFLEGAEKGIQFYLVPNFAALEKLGWGNVIYAAMSQAFFTLSIGIGAMLIFGAYLPHGRSLFGEASTITALDTFVALMAGFIIIPACFAFGIQPDAGPSLIFLTIPNLFVQMPGGRFWGMLFFIFLSFAALSTVIAVFENIIAFGMNLYGWSRKKSVAVNGLAIVLLSIPCVLGFNLWSGFQPLGPGSSVLDLEDFIVSNNLLPLGSLAFVLFCTKKNGWGWKNFLAEANDGEGRNLPASLRNYLLYVLPLLIITIYLKGYYDMFSKQGPAVLAKWLVLAFLFLGFIFYTASRKKTQ